From a single Rhodococcus qingshengii JCM 15477 genomic region:
- a CDS encoding indolepyruvate ferredoxin oxidoreductase family protein, with product MTELVSGVAQAKPYDLDDRYRSGSGPVLLTGVQAIARGFVEQHVRDIRAGKRIATFVSGYQGSPLGGVDKMLHGMPKVLAEHDITFIPGFNEELAATAVWGSQTDLPAGTATHDGVTGVWYGKGPGVDRATDTIRHANMYGVNPKGGVVLLVGDDPASKSSTVPAVSERSLAAMGVPVLFPRNAEEIITMGMHAVALSRVSGCVVALKIVADVADGAWTIDGSIADFDIVVPEVQFEGKPFVYKQRQMAAPPDSVIAEADLYGPRWDLVHAYGTANNLDVIEVNPSGAKIGIAATGTTFDSVRQALADLGVDDAALHRAGIRLLRIGMCYPVVGEKIKEFAEGLEQIVVVEDKTAFIEAQIREVLYGTDDAPRIIGKRDGQGRLLMPASGELTAGRLLAPLRRVLKPHVELKRTLPAPLSLNVLSAKRTAYFCSGCPHNRSTAIPEGSIGGGGIGCHTLVTMSGREDSAVTGLTQMGGEGSQWIGQAPFTDVPHLFQNIGDGTFFHSGQLAVQACIAAGVNITYKLLYNEVVAMTGAQDAEGALSVAQLSHKLTTEGVKQIIICADEPSRHNKRALAKGTKLWHRDRLDEAQKELREIKGVTVLIYDQHCAADARRQRKRGTLPTRNTRVVINEAVCEGCGDCGVKSNCLSVQPVDTEYGRKTKIDQTSCNTDYTCMDGDCPSFVTVELVPGKKAPKAARPVPPVVADPDFGPLTSTQNVFLAGIGGTGIVTVNQVLATAALRAGLEVESLDQIGLSQKAGPVVSHLRFSSSALEPSNRLTPGSADCIVAFDLLTATDNKNLDYGNAEKTVSIASTSQTPTGDMVYDKAVRYPEETSLLARLDKVSRTLRSFDALAAAQELFGNTAAANFLLIGAAYQSGGLRLPAEAIEEAIGINGVAVDANIAAFRWGRAAIADTAAFSAVTTPAKSVREPVVAPAHMFAGTTFTGETLRLVELRAAQLIEFQSVKIAQRYIDQVQAVWTAERAATERTDFSEAVARGLFKFTAYKDEYEVARMLVDPAFIEDVKSQVPAGENLTYKLHPPILRVMGRKKKIGLGPKSHVALKVLAKGKKLRGTKLDPFGYMHVRKVERELLAEYEAMIADLSRTLATDGYDRAVEIAALPDVVRGYEDIKLGNIELYKTRLRELGVGE from the coding sequence ATGACTGAACTGGTGTCGGGCGTAGCCCAGGCCAAGCCCTATGACCTCGATGATCGGTACCGGTCGGGATCGGGACCGGTGTTGCTGACCGGTGTTCAGGCAATTGCACGCGGCTTCGTCGAGCAGCACGTTCGCGACATTCGGGCAGGTAAGCGTATTGCCACCTTCGTCTCCGGTTACCAGGGCAGCCCCCTCGGCGGCGTCGACAAGATGCTTCACGGCATGCCCAAGGTTCTCGCCGAGCACGACATCACCTTCATCCCTGGCTTCAACGAGGAGCTCGCCGCCACGGCGGTATGGGGAAGCCAGACGGATCTCCCCGCCGGAACCGCGACCCACGACGGCGTGACCGGCGTCTGGTACGGCAAGGGCCCCGGCGTCGACCGCGCTACCGACACCATTCGCCACGCCAACATGTACGGCGTGAACCCCAAGGGCGGCGTCGTCCTCCTGGTGGGCGACGACCCCGCGTCGAAGTCCTCCACGGTTCCGGCCGTCAGCGAGCGCTCGCTTGCCGCGATGGGCGTGCCGGTTCTCTTCCCACGCAATGCCGAAGAGATCATCACGATGGGTATGCACGCCGTTGCACTCTCGCGTGTATCCGGTTGCGTCGTAGCGCTGAAGATCGTCGCCGACGTCGCAGACGGTGCCTGGACGATCGACGGCAGCATCGCGGACTTCGACATCGTGGTTCCGGAAGTGCAGTTCGAGGGCAAGCCCTTCGTCTACAAGCAGCGTCAGATGGCCGCGCCGCCGGACAGTGTCATCGCCGAGGCCGATCTGTACGGCCCGCGATGGGATCTTGTGCACGCATACGGAACTGCCAACAACCTCGATGTGATCGAGGTCAACCCCTCCGGTGCGAAGATCGGTATCGCCGCCACCGGTACAACTTTCGACTCCGTCCGACAAGCTCTGGCAGACCTCGGCGTCGATGATGCCGCGCTGCACCGCGCCGGGATCCGTCTCCTTCGCATCGGAATGTGCTACCCCGTCGTGGGCGAGAAGATCAAGGAGTTCGCCGAAGGCCTCGAGCAGATCGTCGTGGTCGAGGACAAGACCGCGTTCATCGAAGCTCAGATCCGGGAAGTCCTGTACGGCACCGACGATGCCCCTCGCATCATCGGCAAGCGTGACGGCCAGGGCCGTCTGCTCATGCCTGCCAGTGGTGAACTGACCGCAGGCCGGCTGCTCGCCCCGTTGCGCCGCGTACTGAAGCCGCACGTCGAACTCAAGCGCACCCTCCCGGCCCCGCTGTCGCTCAACGTGCTCTCCGCCAAGCGAACCGCGTACTTCTGCAGCGGGTGCCCCCACAACCGTTCCACCGCTATTCCCGAGGGTTCCATCGGCGGCGGCGGAATCGGTTGCCACACACTCGTCACCATGTCCGGCCGTGAGGACAGCGCTGTCACCGGCCTGACGCAAATGGGCGGCGAGGGCAGCCAGTGGATCGGGCAGGCACCGTTCACCGACGTGCCTCACCTGTTCCAGAACATCGGCGACGGCACCTTCTTCCACTCCGGTCAGTTGGCTGTCCAGGCATGCATCGCCGCAGGCGTGAACATCACCTACAAGTTGCTCTACAACGAAGTAGTGGCGATGACCGGTGCACAGGACGCGGAAGGTGCCCTCTCCGTTGCTCAGCTCAGCCACAAGCTGACCACCGAGGGCGTCAAGCAGATCATCATCTGCGCCGACGAGCCTTCGCGTCACAACAAGCGCGCTCTGGCCAAGGGCACCAAGCTCTGGCACCGCGATCGCCTCGACGAGGCCCAGAAGGAGCTTCGCGAGATCAAGGGCGTCACAGTGTTGATCTACGACCAGCACTGTGCGGCCGACGCTCGTCGCCAGCGCAAGCGTGGCACGCTGCCCACTCGCAACACTCGCGTCGTCATCAACGAGGCAGTGTGCGAAGGCTGCGGTGACTGCGGTGTGAAGTCGAACTGCCTCTCGGTCCAGCCCGTGGACACCGAGTACGGCCGCAAGACGAAGATCGACCAGACGTCCTGCAACACCGATTACACCTGCATGGACGGCGATTGCCCGTCGTTCGTGACCGTCGAATTGGTACCGGGCAAGAAGGCTCCCAAGGCCGCACGTCCCGTCCCGCCCGTCGTCGCAGACCCCGATTTCGGACCGCTCACCAGCACGCAGAACGTTTTCCTCGCGGGCATCGGCGGCACCGGCATCGTGACCGTCAACCAGGTGCTCGCAACGGCTGCACTGCGCGCCGGCCTCGAGGTGGAGAGCCTTGACCAGATCGGACTGAGCCAGAAGGCCGGACCGGTTGTCTCGCACCTGCGTTTCAGCTCCAGCGCGCTCGAGCCGTCCAACCGCCTCACTCCGGGCAGCGCGGATTGCATCGTCGCCTTCGACCTGCTGACCGCGACGGACAACAAGAACCTCGACTACGGCAACGCCGAGAAGACGGTCTCCATCGCCTCGACGTCGCAGACGCCGACCGGAGACATGGTCTACGACAAGGCTGTTCGCTACCCCGAGGAGACGTCACTCCTCGCCCGTCTCGACAAGGTGTCGCGCACCCTGCGTTCGTTCGACGCACTCGCCGCGGCACAGGAGTTGTTCGGTAACACCGCAGCGGCCAACTTCCTGCTGATCGGTGCTGCCTACCAGAGCGGTGGACTTCGTCTGCCGGCCGAGGCCATCGAAGAAGCGATCGGCATCAACGGCGTTGCCGTGGACGCGAACATCGCGGCATTCCGTTGGGGTCGTGCAGCAATTGCCGACACCGCAGCGTTCTCGGCTGTCACCACGCCGGCCAAGTCCGTCCGCGAACCCGTTGTCGCACCGGCTCACATGTTCGCCGGAACCACCTTCACCGGTGAAACCCTGCGACTGGTGGAACTGCGTGCAGCGCAGCTCATCGAGTTCCAGTCCGTCAAGATCGCCCAGCGTTACATCGATCAGGTTCAGGCAGTCTGGACCGCCGAACGTGCCGCAACCGAGCGGACCGATTTCAGCGAGGCTGTTGCCCGCGGCCTGTTCAAGTTCACCGCGTACAAGGACGAGTACGAAGTTGCTCGTATGCTGGTCGACCCCGCATTCATCGAGGACGTCAAGTCTCAGGTGCCGGCCGGGGAGAACCTGACCTACAAGCTCCACCCGCCGATCCTTCGAGTGATGGGCCGCAAGAAGAAGATCGGTCTCGGACCCAAGTCGCATGTTGCACTGAAGGTTCTGGCCAAGGGTAAGAAGCTTCGCGGTACCAAGCTCGACCCCTTCGGCTACATGCACGTCCGCAAGGTCGAGCGTGAACTGCTCGCCGAGTACGAGGCCATGATCGCTGACCTCTCTCGTACGCTCGCAACCGACGGATACGATCGCGCCGTCGAGATCGCGGCACTGCCGGACGTGGTTCGCGGTTACGAAGACATCAAGCTCGGCAACATCGAGCTGTACAAGACTCGCCTGCGCGAACTCGGTGTCGGTGAGTAG
- a CDS encoding MerR family transcriptional regulator, which translates to MSEWSIQELAKSAGTTSRTLRHYGDLGLLEPSRIGANGYRFYDEDALVRLQRILLLRELGLGLPAIAEVLTGERDTAAALRTHLELLEQERTRISRQIESVNRTLNKTKNGESLMPEDVFDGFDHTRYKDEVIERWGKDAYTSGDNWWRSMSEQDRKAHLQAQADIAAAFGKALTAGLSAESDDVQTITRRQFEWIKIGWQGRTPSADAFTGLGQMYVDDPRFTANYDKYGEGTASLVRDAMKVYAERNLH; encoded by the coding sequence GTGAGCGAATGGTCCATCCAAGAACTCGCCAAATCCGCAGGTACCACCAGCAGAACGCTGCGTCACTACGGCGATTTGGGACTCCTGGAACCGAGTCGCATCGGCGCCAACGGCTACCGCTTCTACGACGAAGACGCCCTGGTGCGACTGCAACGCATCCTTCTACTTCGGGAACTCGGACTCGGATTGCCGGCCATCGCCGAAGTCCTCACCGGCGAACGCGATACGGCTGCCGCACTGCGTACGCACCTCGAACTCCTCGAGCAAGAGCGCACGCGGATCTCGAGACAGATCGAATCGGTCAACAGGACCTTGAACAAGACGAAGAATGGTGAATCACTCATGCCGGAAGATGTTTTCGACGGGTTCGACCACACCCGATACAAGGACGAGGTCATCGAGCGTTGGGGCAAGGACGCCTACACCAGCGGCGACAACTGGTGGCGGTCGATGTCGGAGCAGGACCGTAAAGCTCATCTGCAAGCTCAAGCCGACATCGCAGCGGCATTCGGAAAAGCACTGACAGCGGGGCTGTCCGCGGAAAGCGACGACGTCCAGACGATTACCCGAAGACAGTTCGAGTGGATAAAGATCGGTTGGCAGGGAAGGACTCCCAGCGCCGACGCCTTCACCGGGCTCGGCCAGATGTACGTCGACGATCCCCGCTTCACTGCAAACTACGACAAGTACGGAGAAGGCACCGCTTCGCTGGTCCGTGACGCGATGAAGGTCTACGCCGAGCGCAATCTGCACTGA
- a CDS encoding helix-turn-helix transcriptional regulator gives MERSAGLTVIDSPLGFGKTELAALWLTTLGQVPSRPVVWVPAPSHRMTPLEYWNTALAVIQDSLESLEAPPRMREDPVGAIESLLDSSPAPFVLVFNRIDLVEGDEVGRRIVDLIVRLPGLKVVVTLQDRSATDLLEDVRVDEYLCANDLRYTLDESTVLFAEAGIHLPSGIVHSICERVAGVPVLMKVALSAVAGLSEPSRGRERVQQRVDQAIHAYVSRTAPRSGKSLELFDFATTIAAARTVTPEIARVLSDDLDVEGKLDLLESFGLIFRNGFEGEPSWYFAPSVRLAFIQIRAEQGDGFEDPFQVLVDHALGTSDIAGAVHYALDGRKWTRVLDILERHWADLLVDHTGLVRTALQSIPDDVLSSNPSILVGRDLLESRLRPQLINGDSLPTEPAELRAIGGSPHAHSLLNVGTVQSVVLRTSGKYQRSTEITRKLAHVVYGLGDESLGALGSQLPALRLIWGVSHQLTGDLGDAAVELRLAYQGAVQHGPEFVLRHAAGNAALNSALIGDVAHATDWLHLESTHPDVSGWLGPPSHMGGAIARALVACDSVDLHAGAAAMDALAEVTPPGDLWAFAAYTYTRFALLQSDPFWGLISLQRAVATHGHVNPCERSLGDALLTAARIDLLLASGEGTKALEESVAAPHTFAVVTVSVARAHLLTGSPSQALELCREIDWSGQYLTRFRLESLLIECAALCELGRIPAAASTWEEARGLLETSGVLSALATIPRDLIRQLEDRAEGSSSAVATFLESEAAQMYPAAIVRVQLTKREIDVLVELGLGIPIGEIARRLFVSNNTLKSHLRALYRKLGAHSREEAVAAAHRHNLLGSGQD, from the coding sequence ATGGAACGCTCGGCGGGATTGACTGTCATCGATTCGCCGCTTGGGTTCGGCAAGACGGAACTCGCCGCGTTGTGGCTCACGACTCTCGGGCAGGTGCCGAGCAGACCGGTTGTCTGGGTGCCGGCGCCATCGCATCGGATGACCCCCCTCGAGTACTGGAACACCGCGCTCGCAGTAATTCAGGATTCGCTGGAATCACTCGAGGCCCCGCCACGAATGCGCGAGGATCCAGTGGGCGCGATCGAATCACTCCTCGACTCGTCGCCCGCACCATTCGTGTTGGTGTTCAACCGCATCGACCTGGTTGAGGGTGACGAGGTGGGACGCCGAATCGTGGATCTGATCGTGCGGCTTCCCGGATTGAAAGTAGTCGTCACGCTGCAGGATCGGTCTGCGACGGACTTGCTCGAAGACGTCCGCGTGGACGAGTACCTGTGCGCGAACGACCTCAGATACACACTCGACGAGTCCACCGTTCTGTTCGCGGAGGCAGGGATCCACCTTCCCTCGGGCATCGTCCATTCGATCTGTGAACGCGTTGCCGGCGTTCCCGTGCTGATGAAGGTTGCTCTGAGTGCGGTTGCGGGGCTGAGTGAACCGAGCCGTGGACGCGAACGCGTTCAGCAGCGAGTGGACCAGGCGATCCACGCGTACGTCAGTCGGACCGCTCCTCGGTCGGGCAAGTCGCTCGAGTTGTTCGACTTCGCGACTACGATCGCCGCTGCCCGCACGGTGACACCAGAGATCGCTCGTGTCTTGTCCGACGATCTTGACGTGGAGGGCAAACTGGACTTGCTCGAGTCTTTCGGTCTGATCTTCCGGAATGGTTTCGAGGGAGAACCGTCCTGGTACTTCGCGCCGTCAGTTCGACTGGCATTCATACAGATACGGGCCGAACAAGGGGATGGATTCGAAGATCCCTTCCAGGTACTCGTCGATCACGCTCTCGGGACTTCGGATATAGCCGGTGCCGTTCACTACGCCTTGGACGGACGCAAGTGGACCAGGGTGCTCGACATACTCGAGCGCCACTGGGCTGATCTTCTGGTCGATCACACCGGATTGGTCCGGACTGCGTTGCAATCCATACCCGATGACGTACTCAGTTCGAACCCTTCGATTCTGGTGGGTCGTGACCTGCTCGAATCACGTCTGCGGCCGCAGTTGATCAACGGCGATTCATTACCGACGGAACCGGCGGAATTGCGTGCGATAGGTGGTAGTCCGCATGCGCACAGCTTGTTGAACGTCGGAACTGTCCAATCGGTGGTGCTGAGAACATCCGGTAAGTACCAACGCTCTACCGAGATCACGCGCAAATTGGCGCACGTCGTGTACGGACTCGGCGACGAGTCGTTGGGCGCGTTGGGGTCTCAACTGCCCGCCCTGCGGCTGATCTGGGGGGTCTCGCATCAATTGACCGGTGACCTCGGTGATGCCGCGGTGGAATTGCGACTCGCCTATCAAGGTGCGGTGCAACATGGTCCGGAGTTCGTCCTGCGTCACGCCGCAGGCAATGCCGCGCTCAACTCCGCGCTGATCGGGGACGTCGCGCACGCGACGGACTGGCTGCACCTGGAAAGCACACACCCGGACGTTTCGGGATGGTTGGGACCGCCCTCGCACATGGGGGGAGCGATCGCGCGGGCACTGGTGGCGTGCGACAGCGTGGACCTGCACGCCGGAGCTGCCGCGATGGACGCACTCGCCGAGGTCACACCGCCGGGCGACCTGTGGGCGTTCGCGGCCTACACTTACACCAGATTTGCACTGCTGCAATCGGACCCGTTCTGGGGGCTGATTTCCCTCCAGCGCGCAGTGGCAACGCACGGGCACGTGAATCCGTGTGAACGATCGCTCGGTGACGCGCTTCTCACCGCGGCACGTATCGATCTTCTGTTGGCGTCCGGGGAGGGTACCAAGGCGCTGGAAGAATCAGTCGCTGCGCCACATACGTTTGCAGTTGTCACGGTCTCCGTGGCGCGGGCGCATCTCCTGACCGGGTCGCCGTCCCAGGCATTGGAATTGTGCCGCGAAATCGACTGGAGCGGGCAGTATCTCACGAGGTTTCGGCTCGAATCCCTGCTGATCGAATGCGCTGCTCTGTGTGAACTGGGCAGGATCCCCGCTGCCGCGAGTACATGGGAGGAAGCTCGCGGACTGCTCGAAACCTCCGGTGTCCTGTCGGCCCTGGCGACGATACCGCGTGATCTGATCAGGCAACTCGAAGATCGGGCCGAGGGCTCGAGCAGTGCCGTCGCGACCTTTCTCGAATCCGAAGCGGCGCAGATGTATCCGGCGGCCATCGTTCGGGTCCAATTGACGAAACGGGAGATAGACGTTCTCGTGGAACTGGGTCTCGGCATTCCGATCGGTGAGATCGCGCGGCGGTTGTTCGTATCCAACAACACGCTGAAGAGTCACCTCCGAGCCTTGTATCGCAAACTCGGTGCGCATTCCCGGGAAGAGGCTGTCGCGGCAGCGCACCGACACAACCTCCTCGGCAGTGGGCAGGACTGA
- a CDS encoding helix-turn-helix domain-containing protein, whose product MKSARIRVSTRSVDPADADDFWRSVTRPFFVTDRIDPDTSLEGSITALSIGTSLIGQTTFNTQKYTRNNRLIAESGLDDEYMVQVVLDGQLSGNADGVDFVARPGDVTFFDLGRTWTADAEAESTGRTITLLAPRSLVEAESKGRSLHGTVLRGVPAVVLAQCMQSVVLALPHLDPDAAAGYEDVVASLLRVSLGIAEPDLSPRPDHSLRDRAYAYIAEHLSETWLGPTSMCAALSVSRAQLYRAFASDGGIALVIRRKRLELVYRELTRTEMPNETIEALALRCGFTSKSQLARAFKDFYGMTPSQARTDGRRTIGDPSIARLHRRLEFFSPESEILHSLASVPVF is encoded by the coding sequence ATGAAATCCGCCCGCATCCGCGTGTCGACCCGATCGGTCGATCCTGCGGACGCCGACGACTTCTGGCGCAGTGTCACACGTCCGTTCTTCGTCACCGACCGAATTGACCCTGACACATCTCTCGAAGGCTCGATCACAGCGCTTTCCATCGGAACCTCGTTGATCGGTCAAACTACCTTCAACACACAGAAGTACACCCGAAACAATCGGCTGATCGCCGAGAGCGGACTCGACGATGAATACATGGTCCAGGTCGTCCTCGACGGGCAGTTGAGCGGCAACGCCGACGGAGTCGATTTCGTCGCACGTCCAGGCGATGTCACATTCTTCGACCTCGGGCGTACCTGGACCGCCGACGCGGAGGCGGAATCGACAGGGCGCACCATCACGCTCCTCGCACCGCGTTCCCTCGTCGAGGCCGAGTCGAAGGGTCGTTCTCTACACGGGACGGTACTGCGCGGAGTTCCTGCCGTCGTGCTCGCTCAGTGCATGCAATCGGTCGTACTCGCGCTACCGCATCTCGATCCCGATGCTGCGGCCGGCTACGAGGACGTCGTCGCTTCCCTCCTTCGTGTCAGCTTGGGTATCGCCGAACCTGATCTGTCGCCGCGGCCCGATCACTCTCTCCGCGATCGTGCGTACGCCTACATCGCCGAGCATCTCTCGGAGACCTGGCTCGGCCCGACGAGCATGTGCGCAGCATTGTCCGTCTCCCGGGCACAGCTCTATCGCGCATTCGCATCCGACGGCGGAATAGCTCTTGTCATTCGGCGGAAGCGTCTCGAACTCGTCTACCGCGAATTGACCAGAACCGAGATGCCGAACGAAACGATCGAAGCGTTGGCCCTGCGATGCGGCTTCACCTCGAAATCCCAGTTGGCGCGAGCGTTCAAGGACTTCTACGGGATGACCCCGAGCCAAGCCCGAACCGACGGCAGACGCACGATCGGGGACCCGTCGATCGCACGCCTGCACCGCCGACTCGAGTTCTTCAGCCCTGAATCCGAGATACTCCACAGCCTCGCGAGCGTGCCTGTGTTCTAG
- the sthA gene encoding Si-specific NAD(P)(+) transhydrogenase — protein sequence MTDPMEYDLVVIGSGPGGQKAAIAAAKLGKRVAMVEKGNMLGGVCVNTGTIPSKTLREAVLYLTGMNQRELYGASYRVKENITPADLLARTQHVITKEIEVVRSQLLRNRVELLVGVGSFVDEHTILVEDSSRGDKMTITARFVVIATGTLPARPAGVSFDSHRVLDSDGILDLTSIPTTMVVVGAGVIGIEYASMFAALGTKVTVVEKRTSMLDFCDPEVIESLRFHLRDLAVTFRFGEEVTAVDVGANGTLTTLRSGKQIPAETVMYSAGRQGLTAPLALENAGLEADERGRIYVDDNFRTKVEHIYAVGDVIGFPALAATSMDQGRLAAYHAFDEPGAKLMDLQPIGIYSIPEVSYVGATEVDLTKESVPYEVGVSRYRELARGQIAGDTYGMLKILVSTDDLKLLGVHIFGSGATDLVHIGQAVMGCGGTVEYLVDAVFNYPTLSEAYKVAALDVMNKIRALKQFH from the coding sequence ATGACTGATCCGATGGAATACGACCTGGTTGTGATCGGCTCCGGCCCGGGTGGGCAGAAGGCTGCCATCGCGGCGGCCAAGCTGGGTAAACGGGTAGCGATGGTCGAGAAAGGCAACATGCTCGGGGGAGTGTGCGTCAACACCGGCACCATTCCGTCGAAGACGTTGCGTGAGGCGGTTCTCTACCTCACCGGGATGAACCAACGCGAACTGTACGGCGCGAGTTACCGCGTCAAGGAGAACATCACTCCGGCCGACCTGCTGGCGCGAACCCAGCATGTCATCACCAAAGAAATCGAAGTCGTTCGATCTCAGCTTCTGCGCAACCGCGTCGAATTGTTGGTAGGGGTCGGCTCGTTCGTCGACGAGCACACCATCCTCGTCGAGGACTCCTCGCGCGGAGACAAGATGACGATCACGGCGAGGTTCGTCGTGATCGCGACCGGAACGTTGCCTGCTCGCCCGGCGGGGGTGTCCTTCGACAGTCACCGGGTGCTCGACTCCGACGGGATCCTCGATCTGACCTCCATCCCGACCACCATGGTCGTCGTGGGCGCGGGAGTGATCGGTATCGAGTACGCATCGATGTTCGCGGCACTCGGCACCAAGGTCACCGTCGTCGAGAAGAGGACGTCGATGCTGGACTTCTGCGACCCCGAGGTCATCGAATCGCTTCGATTCCATCTACGCGATCTGGCGGTCACTTTCCGATTCGGTGAAGAAGTGACGGCCGTCGACGTCGGAGCGAACGGAACGCTTACGACGCTGCGCAGCGGCAAGCAGATTCCAGCCGAGACCGTGATGTACTCGGCTGGACGGCAAGGCCTCACGGCGCCACTCGCGCTGGAGAACGCCGGGCTCGAAGCCGACGAACGTGGCCGTATCTATGTCGACGACAATTTCCGCACCAAGGTCGAACACATCTACGCCGTCGGTGACGTCATCGGATTCCCGGCGTTGGCGGCGACGTCGATGGATCAAGGTCGACTCGCGGCCTATCATGCCTTCGACGAACCAGGCGCGAAGCTGATGGATCTGCAGCCGATCGGCATCTACTCGATTCCCGAGGTGTCGTATGTGGGCGCCACCGAGGTCGATTTGACCAAGGAATCGGTGCCGTACGAGGTTGGCGTTTCCCGATACCGCGAACTCGCGCGCGGGCAGATCGCAGGCGACACCTACGGGATGCTCAAGATCTTGGTGTCGACGGATGACCTGAAACTGCTCGGTGTTCATATCTTCGGCTCGGGTGCAACGGATCTCGTGCATATCGGCCAAGCGGTGATGGGGTGCGGCGGGACCGTCGAATACCTTGTCGACGCCGTCTTCAACTATCCGACACTGTCCGAGGCGTACAAGGTGGCGGCGCTCGACGTCATGAACAAGATCAGGGCTCTCAAGCAATTCCACTAG